The proteins below are encoded in one region of Juglans microcarpa x Juglans regia isolate MS1-56 chromosome 4D, Jm3101_v1.0, whole genome shotgun sequence:
- the LOC121261036 gene encoding ribulose bisphosphate carboxylase small subunit, chloroplastic 3-like, with the protein MSAGIFTAPVTGSGFIGLKSNSRKLPVKDSTGWNQKTISNGSRTFCMKTWNPINNKKFETLSYLPPLSDDSIAKEIDYMIKKGWIPCLEFDQVGSVRRENSQMPGYYDGRYWTLWKLPMFGCNDSSQVLNEIQECKKTYPNAYIRCLGFDNKQQVQCMAFVIQKPTATSGSTGA; encoded by the exons ATGTCTGCCGGGATCTTCACAGCTCCGGTCACTGGATCAGGATTTATTGGCTTGAAATCCAACTCGAGAAAGCTGCCAGTAAAAGATTCTACTGGATGGAACCAGAAAACTATCTCCAACGGTTCTAGAACTTTCTGCATGAAG ACATGGAATCCCATTAATAACAAGAAGTTCGAGACACTCTCCTATCTCCCTCCTCTCTCGGATGATTCAATCGCAAAGGAGATAGACTACATGATCAAAAAGGGATGGATCCCTTGCCTTGAGTTTGATCAG GTGGGGAGTGTTCGTAGAGAGAATAGCCAAATGCCAGGATACTATGATGGGAGGTATTGGACATTGTGGAAGCTGCCAATGTTTGGCTGCAATGACTCATCTCAAGTCCTCAATGAAATCCAAGAGTGCAAAAAGACGTACCCAAATGCCTATATACGCTGCTTGGGTTTTGACAACAAGCAGCAGGTGCAGTGCATGGCCTTTGTTATTCAGAAACCGACCGCCACCAGCGGCAGCACCGGCGCTTAA
- the LOC121261035 gene encoding LOW QUALITY PROTEIN: VIN3-like protein 2 (The sequence of the model RefSeq protein was modified relative to this genomic sequence to represent the inferred CDS: deleted 1 base in 1 codon): MVSSLATTMAMDSSFESATLDSSKCSKLSMEEKRELVYEISCSHGASEMLQSWSRQEILQILCAEMGKERKYTGLTKLKIIENLLKIVSEKKSGGHETVIDLEQPSSPALGQKAIKRQRKTDHPSRLSAPAHNLPNNDGSTALGNTIYCKNSACRATLIRVDEFCKRCSCCICYRYDDNKDPSLWLICSSDPPFHGNSCGMSCHLECALKHERSGISKDGRCSGLDGSFYCVSCGKVNDLLGCWRKQLMTAKDTRRVDILCYRVSLSQKLLKGTEKYQKVSEIVDEAVRKLEADVGPLTGLPVRMGRGIVNRLSSGPEVQKLCGLAVVALDSLLSDSFLHPSPDPVIQESNSIAPNIVRFGDIHATSLTVILGSDDSSPEDLVGYTLWHRKAHDVDYPAEPTCKLVAPNTKFVVSGLTPATEYSIKVVSLNGSRNLGMYEVCLSTGSSDDEVLNKFVRSQSPATNCSSLSNPSSVEDETNNITPYSDQADKRADNYLTYSKDANKFISVKGCDDALCSDVGERNPTDMVSVLDEEHALQTVGSGPNSDVLELENKNSQDNQITEDISTDDGSNAPVQTGMECVPFVSKSEAGLPTTPCKLEVLKDGVGRNGRSKFCSRDLENGIGKGQEPQDGSTSKKRSMERQDGECAANGISHRDFEYCVKVIRWLECEGHVEKNFRQKFLTWYGLRATPQEVRIVKVFVDTFLEDPACLAEQLVDTFSESISTKRSSVVPAGFCMKLWH, from the exons ATGGTTTCTTCATTGGCAACGACAATGGCCATGGATTCTTCCTTCGAGA GCGCTACACTTGATTCATCAAAATGCAGTAAGTTGAGTATGGAGGAGAAGAGGGAACTAGTGTATGAAATATCATGCTCACATGGTGCCTCTGAAATGCTGCAGTCATGGAGCCGTCAGGAGATTTTGCAAATCCTGTGTGCAGAGatgggaaaagaaagaaaatatactgGCTTGACAAAGTTGAAAATCATAGAGAACCTTCTGAAAATTGTATCTGAAAAGAAATCGGGGGGACATGAGACTGTAATTGACCTTGAACAACCTTCTTCACCTGCACTTGGCCAAAAAGCTATCAAAAGGCAGAGAAAAACTGATCACCCTTCTCGACTATCTGCTCCAGCACACAATCTTCCTAACAATGATGGGAGCACTGCTTTAGGTAATACTATCTATTGCAAAAACTCAGCTTGCAGAGCTACCTTAATTCGAGTAGATGAGTTTTGCAAAAGATGTTCATGTTGCATCTGTTATCGGTATGATGACAACAAGGATCCTAGCCTGTGGTTGATTTGCAGCTCAGACCCTCCATTTCATGGTAATTCATGTGGCATGTCATGCCATCTGGAGTGTGCTCTAAAACATGAAAGATCTGGCATTTCCAAAGATGGACGATGTTCTGGACTTGATGGGAGCTTTTATTGTGTATCTTGTGGGAAAGTGAATGATTTGCTTGG ATGCTGGAGAAAACAACTGATGACAGCAAAGGATACCAGACGTGTTGACATACTGTGCTATCGTGTGTCCTTAAGCCAAAAGCTATTAAAGGGGACTGAAAAGTATCAAAAGGTTTCTGAGATCGTGGATGAAGCTGTTAGGAAGCTTGAAGCTGATGTGGGTCCTTTAACTGGTTTACCTGTAAGGATGGGAAGGGGTATAGTCAATAGGCTTTCTTCAGGACCGGAGGTTCAGAAACTCTGTGGCTTGGCTGTGGTGGCACTAGACTCCTTGCTTTCTGATTCATTTTTGCATCCATCGCCTGATCCTGTGATCcaag aatcaaattcaattGCTCCCAATATTGTCAGATTTGGAGATATCCATGCAACATCCCTCACTGTGATTTTGGGTTCAGATGATTCTTCACCCGAAGATCTTGTTGGTTATACCTTATGGCATAGAAAGGCTCATGATGTGGATTATCCGGCAGAACCTACTTGTAAACTTGTTGCTCCCAATACAAAGTTTGTTGTCTCAGGACTAACTCCAGCAACAGAGTATAGCATTAAAGTCGTATCACTTAATGGTTCAAGAAATTTGGGTATGTATGAAGTTTGTCTCTCAACAGGTAGTTCTGACGATGAAGTTCTAAACAAGTTTGTAAGAAGTCAAAGCCCAGCTACGAACTGTAGTAGCCTTTCTAACCCTTCCTCGGTGGAAGATGAAACTAATAACATTACTCCATATAGTGACCAGGCTGATAAACGAGCAGATAATTATCTCACTTATAGCAAGGATgccaataaatttatttctgtTAAAGGCTGTGATGATGCTTTGTGCAGCGATGTGGGTGAAAGAAACCCAACAGATATGGTTTCAGTGTTGGATGAGGAACATGCTTTGCAGACAGTTGGCTCTGGACCCAATTCTGATGTCTTAGAGCTTGAGAACAAGAACTCCCAAGATAACCAAATTACTGAGGACATAAGCACTGATGATGGGTCGAATGCCCCTGTTCAGACGGGGATGGAATGTGTGCCATTTGTCAGCAAGTCAGAAGCTGGCTTGCCCACTACACCATGCAAGTTGGAAGTCCTCAAGGATGGGGTAGGTAGGAATGGGAGATCCAAATTCTGCAGCAGGGATCTGGAAAATGGGATTGGCAAAGGACAGGAACCCCAAGATGGAAGCACATCAAAAAAGAGAAGTATGGAAAGGCAGGATGGGGAATGTGCAGCAAATGGTATCTCACACAGGGAT TTTGAGTATTGTGTGAAAGTAATCAGATGGTTAGAGTGTGAGGGACACGTTGAGAAGAATTTCAGGCAGAAATTCCTGACTTGGTATGGCTTGAGGGCCACCCCACAAGAGGTAAGGATTGTGAAGGTTTTTGTCGATACTTTTCTTGAAGATCCAGCATGTCTTGCAGAGCAGCTTGTGGACACCTTTTCAGAAAGTATTTCAACCAAGAGATCATCTGTGGTGCCAGCAGGATTTTGCATGAAGCTTTGGCATTGA